GTCATATACGAATGAAAAGATAAAGTGAGGAACTACGAGACCAGTTCAAACAAAAGCCGTATTCAATTCGTCAAATAGCAGCAAATCGACAAAACGCTGCTTCCATGCAACCCATTTTTCCTTCATTCCAAAACAATGGTATTTTTGCCATTGTAAAGCTCCGCTTTACAGGAAATACACAAGACGAGTTAGAAGTGGCGGACAGCTGTGTTTGACGTGTGGTTTATACTTATTCGACGCGAGAAAAACTCCCGCTAAAAGATTGCAATTCAGCCACGCTTCTTCCTCTTGACTTGAGGATAAGCGCTCGCGCAAACCAACAAATTGGAAATCCATTTTGTGCTTCAATGAAAAGCGTAGcaacgagaaaaaaataacaaacaaactcaATTAGCAATGAGCTTGCATTACGGGAAAAGAGCAAGAACAGTGCTCACACGCACagggttttattattattttttttttattaaaagggGGGGGATTCCAGTCTCTAAACACTCAACACCTGGCACAAGGCCATATTCCCAACTTACCCCAAACTATCTTAAATCAAAAGTTCGTGGAAGAAACTCTTGAACTTGCTTTTTGCAAATCGTATTGCCAGGAAATACGCCCCCAAATTTCAactcaaaattgttttttattttcattttcttttatttaaccTTCCGATCTCTTTATCCCCCAAACAGTTGGAATATATACTCATCCATATTTCTCTCTTCCTTCGTTGCCCCTTCTTCACACCTTTCTCCAGCCTCAGTAATTTGAATTCTTTGACACGTACAGTGCCAATAATTACCTACTTCGCTACAAATTTGGCGATAACCCTCATCCGCAAATCCGTGGCGGAAGGGTTGAAATGTGTTCTGTACCCGGTATATGGCCCAGACGTATCATTCATCGACCCGGCAACGGCCCGCGTATTTCCACTTCTGTGGGAAACACCCCTCACCATCACGACGAAAGATCAGCCAATATCGTCAACAGCGTACGTCGTGCAAGACGAAGAAATAGGAGCATCGATAATCATTGGCATGGATACAATTATTGCAATCAAAGGTACTATAATGATCGACGAAGAGGAACACTCAATTCCCCTCTTCCCAATGCCAAGAGACGAAAAAGTGCTTTGTCCAAAACCGGTGTGGGCCACCGGGCTCGGTGTCTCCCTTGCGTCACAGGCATACGCATCAAAATCGGAAACGGCAGTCGTACCACACGACGGCCCGGACCGGTACTACGACTGCGTGATCAGGTCTCATTTTTTTATCACTGGAAAGATAAACATGCCTCTCCCCACCAACCCAAATTTTTGTGTACTGATTTCAAAAATCACTACCCCCATAATCTTTGGCCTAAATTATATGCGGAGCGTCGACTTCCAACTAAGATTTCCGGACATGTGCATCTCTTGGCCGCGAACATTAGTAGTCCGCCCGTACCACCCGCCCGCACGATCAATAGCCGGCCCAACGTGCCCAAAGTGCGGCCTAAACGGCCATGTGCAATCCCAATGCACGGAGGTCCGGGATTAATATAAAAAACgggaggggggagggaagACATCGTCGACATCAGGCACCACCCTCTTTTGTAGTTGCCATCCGTAGATCTTCCCTACTTCCTTTTACTTTCGTAATTCCCCGATGTCCGCTTTTTTTCATGTCCCTTCTATACGTTCTTCAAGTTGTTTAACTTTCCACGAAACTGTTATAATGCGCCAAGTTTGTCACTTTCCTTGCTATTCCCCAACAGTTCTAGCCGATATCCCTCATATacgtcttttattttcattctctTCAAACGTTTCCCTATGTTTTCTGTTATTATCTTTCCCTTCAAACGTTTCCCGATGTTTGGTTTCCTTCTTTCCTCTCTGCACAActgcataattttttttccagcgtatgtttgttttttttctcctttgtgTTGCTTCCCTAAACGTTTAGACTTCTGTAATATCCTGTCAAATTAAGCCGACTCCGGGAGTCGCCTTCAAAGGAAGCGGCTATGTAATGCCCCGCGGAGCCAACTAGCCCCACGAGCCAACTTGTCCATCAGAGGCAACGCACCCCGCGGAGCCGACTTGCCCCGCGGTGTCTACTAGCCCCACCCCTCCAGTGATGGCCACCACCTCCGCCTACATCACAGCCCTGACGTCAACACCGGCAGCATACGTCACACCCCGTGACGTCACACCGGAATGCCATCCAGCGGAAACGCCGACGCTGCATGCTGACTCGGCAGACAGATCGAAATCCAGATCGAAATCGCCCAGCTCAACCGGCCCGCTGGTTCAGCTCAACCAAGACGCTGGTCCAGCTCAACCAAGAATACGATCCAGTGGGATCAATTCTGCCCTCAATAATCCACTATAAATGCTGCACCCTTCCCATGTGTATCGCTCTCTCTGTACTCCCTTCCTATCGACCACATCTCTAATACATCGGCTCGTGTGCTTTATCTGGTTCTACGATTATTTCCTGTAATCGCCAACGGGGCATTACACAAACGTCAAAGCACTCACCAACAAACTTGCTCGAAATATTGACACCTTCATCCAAGGTGAACTCCAGCTACCAGACGAAGAAATGGAATTCGTGAAGAAATGCCCATTTTGTCACACGGATCCCTTAACTATCACTTCTAATGTCAACCTCGAGATCGCCAGAACTCCAGGAAAAGAattcgaaagaaaaattctctGTTGCAAATCGTACAACAAGAAAGTGACAGTCGGTCACAAAGTAAAAGCCGCACTACAACACGGCTACAAGTGACTAAACCTACCCCAACCATCCGCTGAAGATGTCGACAGTTAAATCTGGAAAActctcagaaaaaaagaagcgagctacacaaaaaaaaggataattgGATGCTCGACTTCCGAGCAACACGTCCACACCACCAACCAGCTTTCCGAATTAGAACACAACCAGAGACTGGTAGCCAAAATTCGGAAAATCAACAACTATTTAGATGCCGTTTTGCCCATTAACCGCCAACTCGTGATGTTCTTGGCCGGGTCCGGAGGAACAGGAAAATCACGCGTCATCCAATGCTTAAAAGATTTCGCTCAGCGCTGGCATTCCGTGGCATCCACCGTCATCAGTGCTTCCTCTGGCGTAGCTGCTATGCTCATTGGAGGATGCACCCTCCACTCCACATTGGAGATTGGCATTCgaagagagccccgaaaacCCACTCAACAACATCGACGCCTGGTCAGAAGTGGGAGGTTTGTTCATCGATGAATTCAGCATGGTGACATCATACATGATGGGTCTCATCGACACGTATCCACTGAGGCAATTAAAAGGCGAACCCGACAAACTCTACGGTGGTGTTCACCTCATCTTTTGTGGCGACTTCTACCAACTTCCAGCCGTCGACAGTGGCACCATTTACTCCAACGTCAATGCCACGGCAGGTGTTAATACCATCCGAGTATCGAACGGCCGGCACACTTGGAAAAAGTGCCTCACCGACGTCATAGAACTCACCAAATCCACAGGCAACAAGACCCGAAATGGGCATCAGCcctcgaaaatttttgggtcgATCAACCTCGTCAAGATGACATCGATTTAGTTTCCAGCAGGTACATGTTCGATGACCTCCATCCCATACCCAGTCCACCAAAATTTACCATGACGGCCTTCCCTTTCAATGATATTCGCGAAAAAGCCCTGAGTAACTGCGAGCAACGGCTCCATCAAAAACTCCCCAATTGCAGAAACCCTGACTACTGGCGTACCCACGACATCTTGCTGGTTAAAGCCTTTGTCAAACCCTCCAAAACATCCAACCCCATGACAGAGACCAAAATAGAAGCCATCCGTAATCTAGGCTCCAAAAAACTAGGTCGGTCAGGCAACTTGTACTGTATCGTCGACGCACCATACATCGTCACAAACGACGCCGACGTTTCCAAAGGAGTAGCCAACGGAACGCTAGCCTTACTTCAGGATTGTCTTGAAACCAGGATGCACCATCACCTTACACGAActgaaaaacggaaaaagggTGCCTACCGTCTACGCCAACGATGTACAATGTCTCTTATTTCAACATAAAAATTCTACATGGAACAACGTCTCTCCTTTCACCAGCATACCCAAAGGCTGGTTCCCGGTCGTCCCTTCCACCAAATCCGTCGAATGCAATTTCAACGAATTCTACCGAACCCAAATTCAGATGCACCAGTTGCCGTGCGTCCTATCCTTAGTTTTGACTGGACACAAAACGCAAGGACTCATCACCGACTCCATAATTCTAGCTTGCCTGGCCCCCAAAGATAAATCAGGAGTCAGTGGATGGCTGTACATAATTCTTTCAAGGGTCAAAACCATCGAAGGATTGTTTCTAAGGgaaaatatcgaaaaaaaacGGCCAAATACGTCGCAAGATCTGACGTTCAGCAAGAAATGCATCGTTTGCGAGCCATCAACCTTCTAACTGTCCAACTTTTACGATCAGCTCGAGCGCTCCATCGCTCATAGACGCCACTTCCCTACTATAAACAAAGCTACCCCAAGATCCTGTTCTCTAACTTCCATCATTTCTTAATCATCATAGAAAACTTTCACGTCGTATTAATACACGTATTTCAAACGTATTCGTCCACAATAACGTGTGACACATCTCTCTCGTATCACATAGCTCTATATATTTCTCCAACCAGGCCGTCTTTCCCACAACTCCtcccatctccacttctatGTTCCTCAATGACCTTCcgcaaaacaaccaaaaaatgcaACTAGCACTAAATAATGTGCGACGCACGAGTATTTGCACACTCCTCACACGCACATTAGTGCCTCTTTCAGCTGACACACTGATTCCTTCCGGTCACAACAAACCCCGATCACAACTAAGGAAAAATTTAACCGTCactacatttgaaattttttccaaatttcgcTTTCATAGGACTTGACTTATATCcagtatatataaatatagccACACCGATGGAACTTAAGTTTACACCTATCCTTCCTTTgatagaaaaaatctaaaaaaatcagCTCATTGCTACCTATAAtggctacggccaaaaaaaaattcattgcgatccgacgaaaattggatttttcggATCGCCGAGAATAAAAGCCAAACTCCATAAGGTTTTCTCTCTCGCgcgcgcgttcccaaacttaaGCTGGGTACTGTATATATGTGTTCTGAAAACGCCATAATCTGAAATAACTTCTCACATATCGGTATCATATTTTGTAACATTTTGCTAGTTAAATTTGAGTATCTGAATTGTGaactttaaaaatcatttattattcttaAAGTTCACATTCagaaccatttttaaaaagaaaattttacaaagTATGTGTATGCAGTGCGGTAATCAATTGATTTATGGCAATTTCGCAAACGTTGAACGCAGGTGTGGTGTTGAAGGAATGTGACAGAAATGTTCTCCGCGGTGAAATgctttggaagaaaaagaaacatataTTATTAACATTCATGCAcaaagttaaacaaaaatttgcctGACCCGACTTTAACCGGTGCCGTTATCCAGGTCGGGTTATTTCTAACCCATATATGCCGACCCAGTTGGGAGATTTTTCGCCTCTCGTCCAATGCGACCCCGTCCAGCTTGGTCTAGGCCACAACCCTTTAAACAGCCTGGTCtgttaattaatttaagacaaaaaattcATAAACTTTTCGAAacgaaaaacaggaaaaattactttttttaaggATTCAAATAACGAACTGTGACGACTCAGCGATGATCTGCTACAATTATTtactaaaatcaaaattcggaTTTATTTGGTTGCAACACCATCACAGATGAACAGTAGAAATGGAATGAACTGGCTGCGCGGATTATTCTGACGTTTTTGTATCGTTTCTCTCTAGAAAGGAATTGATAAAAGCAAAACGCGAGGCTGCCGATGTTTACGCCATAGATACGTTTTCTCCGAATTGTTTatactctattttttttttcttgctatTAGTGATTTCGTTCCTCGGAAATTCATCGCCTTTGTTTTCCCCAATAGTCTTACTTTACATTGAGAACTACCATTTACCTATAGATTTACCATCTATTTATCTCATAATCTGTTTCTCTTTAATaggttcattttttatttctcggtAGTTGTAAGAGGACATGTCGAGAAAATGGAGATTATTGGGTTTTTTATCCGTTTTTTACTTAAATCCGCTTAAATCCCCCCATTGTGTGATGAAAGATTTTAACATTGATATGTCAATAAAATACTGATGCTGATTAGAAGCCGATTTATTGACTATAAAGCTAAATAGGACTTGCGCAAAATAAGCCCAAGTAAATGTGATTACATATATAGTATTTCACCCACCAAGGTTCAACTTTTGCTTTCAACTTCTGCTCCTCCAGAAATCATTTGCTGCTAGTTGAACAATAGTTCATTCGAATTTGGATTTCTCACCTTTTTATTGATGATAACACTTATTAACATCTTCCCTAAGTTAACGGCTCAggctagaaaaaaaggatgattCGCTACCGTTCGCTACGAATGCCGAAATGAGAGACAAACTATAGCGACACACTCTTTGGGGAGAAATAATATTTACCCCATCACACTCAATTGAAATCAACACTTCTCTGCCCGGCTGGTGGTTTTGTCAGCGTCAAAGTGGCGGGCAAGAGAACGAGGGATACGGTAGGTTAAATACAACGCGAATtggttaattaattttattcaacGCGCGCCTATGAATaacaaagggaaacaaaaccgTATGGCTGCCATCTCTCAGACATCGCCTTAATTCGCCAGCACAAAGTTACAGAGAAGAaatggaataaaagaaaaacacggtTTCAATTCCGGCAGAATTCTAACAGAGGCGACAATACAGCACAATCGTTCGAGGCTTCTAGCTGAATCTCAGCGGCAAACTGAACAATCCCCTCAGGCCCCCACACCGATTTCTATATAAAGGTAGAAGAGGCGAGAAGAGGTTTGAAAAACCAGAATGAACCatgaaaatcttttcttctccctttATTTTCTGCAGTCGAGCAAAGGTATTCCACGCCAACTGTGCAACAGCATATCGCACGAAATTTACAGATTCCGCAACAACAGCGCCGTCCGGATTCTAGAGCAGCGACCACCGAATGTCAAATTGTTacttacaaaattaaaatgtagAACCGTTCAATAATTTTGGTAGGATGCATGTTTCATATACAAGGTGAAACATCAAACTattcgaaagaaaagaaaagccaatGAAACCTCCCTCTGAATCTAACATTAGAAATTGAATATGTATATTAATATATATCTTTTGCAAATATGCATTGCTGAGCATTGCATGTTTGCCTCTGTTCTCCCATTCACATATGTAGGAATTCtcatcataatttttttctttttaaaacatatgccaaacgaaaaaaaattaaatagacACACATTTCAAATGTCGATAAATTGCAATTGCACACGACTCGGCGAAATAATTTCATTCTACGGTAATCaaatttaagttttaattAATAGCATTAATATCAGAGGAGATGATATTTGACGCCGTCGACGCCACACCGACAGCCACCGCCCGTGTCACCTTTGCCATAAATTCCCACACTTGTCAATTCAAGCCCttaaaaaatgataataatgaTTGAATACCTTTGGACCCCAGCGATTTTGTTTGGTAACCCAACAGACTTCCGTCCGGCAGACGGAACAGCGGACTTAATCGCAGTCCGCCAAACGTTTCATATGGACCCCCTGACACCGCCTGACACTGCGGGCACGAAAGGGCCACTGACCAGCAACGCCTATTAAATGTCTCAAAATGATTAAAACTCAATCGAATGAAAATCCGATGGTTTTATAGTTTACATCGATCATTTCTTTGGTCCACCTCCTGGCGTCCTCGTCCGTCTCGGCACTTTGGTTGACTCGATCCTGAAATTCTTGCACTTGGCGCCTTCGTGAATGGCCTGGCTGGTGATGAGGCAGTTGCTCTTGCGACAGCGACTGGCAGCGGCAGCAAAATCGACAATTAGAACGTTGGAATCAATTGAAAtccaatgaaataaaaaaaatacatttatgATTTCAAGTTCCTGTAGGATGGCGTCACAGGCGTAATTGTCGTCGTGGTACGGGCATGTCACCGGTCACTTCATCTCTGAATTCAATCAGGTGAGCCAAAAACAATCCCTGTGACatcaattgaaaatggaattcaattaattcaaaatttcatcaATTGTAGGATGTTTAGTATTACTACCTGCAGAAATTGTGGGGACATTCCCTCAGGGTGACGCCCACGCCCGCGGGAACGGTCATCAAACGGACGAACCGGACAATCGAAAGTGTCGGCGTTGGTTACGACGTCGCTAGTCCAGTGCGCAGGTCCACCACTTTCGGCTTGGTtactgccggaagttgaaccaTCGGCCGTTGATTGACAGCGCAAGCCTCGTGTCGCTGGGTTGACCAAAATGCAGCAGCTGGGGTAGATCCAGCCATCCACAGGATCCGATCCGCCAGTCTCCACTATCAACTCATCCAAATGTCATTCAAATGAAATCCACaggaataaaaaatcaaaatggatttatttgttgtttttaccttAATCAGACTCCGCCAGTTGCTGTTCATCCGTTGCgatgttgttggttgttgttgttagttGAGGGTCTTTGATCTTGTTAGCAGGTTGCTGGTTGATGGTGTTGTTTGGCCGTCGCTTCCCAAGTGCTGTACCGATCCTCCTCGTAATTTGTAAGACTTCCGGGCTCCGTTGTTGGTCGAATGTGGCGCTGGGTCGGGACGGGCTGGTTCACCTTGAGCTGGACCGGGTTGAGGCGAAGGTtggctgattttaaacttaggAACTGGCGCCGGATTGTTGAGAACGTACTAGCCTTCAATCCTGGTCGATCCACCGGGACTGACGGCCGACGAATAATTGGAGCGGATCGTGTTCGATTCTGACGGGTGGAGGTTGTGGTGACTGGCCAACAAACCCATCGCCTAGCTGTTGCACTCGTACGTCACCGGAGGAAGAAGGGCATTGGTGAAGAAGAGCCGCAACCTTCCATTATTTTGATCGCGACGCTGCGTTGGCGGATATGAGTGCTGATGTAAGGTGATGCAATTGGCTTATTCCGCGTTGCTTCCGTGATTCCGGCCACGTTTGTACCAGCACGGCTCGAGCGAAAGGGTCATTATGCCAGAGTTGGAATCCATCGTGGTTGGAAATCATCGTCGAACCGGTGGTGGAAGCTTCCGCTTGTTGCGGCTGCTTCTTGTTGGAAGAATCCAGCGGACGGAGGACTCTGCCTTCTACTTTGAGGATGTCGTTGATTTTGAGCGGACAGTCGTCCAATTTGTTTTGCTGATACCGGCGAACAGTTTCACTTTGCTATTCTCGCCCAGCAGCAAATTGCAGTTCAGGTCGTTGCCTCACTTGTTGTTGCTCTCCTCCGGAGGACAAGCTTCAGGCGGAGTCGATTCCATCAGGTCGGGTAGCGCCGCCGTCGTCACCGGATAAGGAGCGACGATGTTGAAAGTCTTGGTCGGAATCTACTGATCTGGAGGCGAAGCCGCTTTTCTCTTTCCCGGCACGTGAGTGAATCCGCTGAATGCGACCAAACTGGATTGGTTGTGGGTGGAATGGCGGGACGAGGTGCcgggctctttttttcttggccgTCGACTTGTTAGTCTGCGACAGCCTTTTGTCGTTGCACTAGTCCTGCTCCTCGTAACTCGGCTGGATTTGATCCATCTGCTTCATCTGAGTCTCCCACTGGGTCCGCATGACCCGGATGACGTCGCCCTTGATGTTGTTGTGGAGATGGTGGTGGCTGCTGCCTAGCACTTTGTCGCTGGACTTGTTGTTGAAGGCCATCAGTCCGTACTTGCGCCGGAGGGTCAGGGCCGCCCCCGGATCGTTGTTGACCGTTGTCTGGATGAAGGAGAAGCTGTTGGTGCTGAGCCAGTCGCTGGATCCCGTCATGGGATCCATCGCCA
The sequence above is drawn from the Daphnia pulicaria isolate SC F1-1A chromosome 1, SC_F0-13Bv2, whole genome shotgun sequence genome and encodes:
- the LOC124322616 gene encoding uncharacterized protein LOC124322616; amino-acid sequence: MVTSYMMGLIDTYPLRQLKGEPDKLYGGVHLIFCGDFYQLPAVDSGTIYSNVNATAGVNTIRVSNGRHTWKKCLTDVIELTKSTDDIDLVSSRYMFDDLHPIPSPPKFTMTAFPFNDIREKALSNCEQRLHQKLPNCRNPDYWRTHDILLVKAFVKPSKTSNPMTETKIEAIRNLGSKKLGRSGCTITLHELKNGKRVPTVYANDVQCLLFQHKNSTWNNVSPFTSIPKGWFPVVPSTKSVECNFNEFYRTQIQMHQLPCVLSLVLTGHKTQGLITDSIILACLAPKDKSGVSGWLYIILSRVKTIEGLFLRENIEKKRPNTSQDLTFSKKCIVCEPSTF